One Sphingopyxis macrogoltabida DNA window includes the following coding sequences:
- a CDS encoding IS6-like element IS6100 family transposase — MTDFKWRHFQGDVILWAVRWYCRYPISYRDLEEMLAERGISVDHTTIYRWVQCYAPEMEKRLRWFWRRGFDPSWRLDETYVKVRGKWTYLYRAVDKRGDTIDFYLSPTRSAKAAKRFLGKALRGLKHWEKPATLNTDKAPSYGAAITELKREGKLDRETAHRQVKYLNNVIEADHGKLKILIKPVRGFKSIPTAYATIKGFEVMRALRKGQARPWCLQPGIRGEVRLVERAFGIGPSALTEAMGMLNHHFAAAA, encoded by the coding sequence ATGACGGATTTCAAGTGGCGCCATTTCCAGGGTGATGTGATCCTGTGGGCGGTGCGCTGGTATTGTCGCTATCCGATCAGCTATCGCGACCTTGAGGAAATGCTGGCGGAACGCGGCATTTCGGTCGACCATACGACGATCTATCGCTGGGTCCAGTGCTACGCCCCGGAGATGGAGAAGCGGCTGCGCTGGTTCTGGCGGCGTGGCTTTGATCCGAGCTGGCGCCTGGATGAAACCTACGTCAAGGTGCGGGGCAAGTGGACCTACCTGTACCGGGCAGTCGACAAGCGGGGCGACACGATCGATTTCTACCTGTCGCCGACCCGCAGCGCCAAGGCAGCGAAGCGGTTCCTGGGCAAGGCCCTGCGAGGCCTGAAGCACTGGGAAAAGCCTGCCACGCTCAATACCGACAAAGCGCCGAGCTATGGTGCAGCGATCACCGAATTGAAGCGCGAAGGAAAGCTGGACCGGGAGACGGCCCACCGGCAGGTGAAGTATCTCAATAACGTGATCGAGGCCGATCACGGAAAGCTCAAGATACTGATCAAGCCGGTGCGCGGTTTCAAATCGATCCCCACGGCCTATGCCACGATCAAGGGATTCGAAGTCATGCGAGCCCTGCGCAAAGGACAGGCTCGCCCCTGGTGCCTGCAGCCCGGCATCAGGGGCGAGGTGCGCCTTGTGGAGAGAGCTTTTGGCATTGGGCCCTCGGCGCTGACGGAGGCCATGGGCATGCTCAACCACCATTTCGCAGCAGCCGCCTGA
- a CDS encoding amidase, producing MAPLEIRHRSVRPISAKHAQASRFLQQSQNFLTAAYASGSSNGSGTGTAASFGAFGLAEETWSSGRAPASNNGLVAYTPSRGVISIRGNWPLVGTMDVVVPYARSTDDLFEVLNVLVTDDPDTRGDFWREQRAVLLPSSSEVRPADYRTLRDPSALAGKRIGVPKMYINKDPEGPHPVETRQSIIDQWALAEADILALGAEVVEVDFPVITNYEGDHHPAHRLVERGLVPEGFPKAEVWDLTMFAWDDYLRANGDPKLNRLADVDGDLLLPSIPGALPELYGDIPNFPSFPSLAREGVLPKDQIPYLDEGIAGLEAARRIDLEEWMDALGLDAVVFPTVADVGHADSDYNAQSQKAAWRNGVWVANGNQAIRHLGIPTVTTSMGLMSDIGMPIGLTFAGRAYDDNALLSYAYAFESSRSRRPLPQRTPPLGEEYTALRASPSSTGGDPGQLRWEAEQLPVSDDGYFTIAIEGDVVGGEAGDVRLYVNGTPLAVTRDGRRFAGSIRLPMAAHARLHSRWRGPYGSIVVALHRAAAGRCVAEFKIVGGIS from the coding sequence ATGGCGCCACTTGAAATCCGTCATCGTTCCGTCCGTCCAATCTCCGCCAAGCATGCTCAAGCTTCACGATTTTTGCAACAGAGCCAAAATTTCCTAACCGCGGCCTATGCCTCCGGCTCCTCCAACGGCTCCGGCACCGGCACGGCAGCAAGCTTCGGCGCCTTTGGCTTGGCGGAAGAGACCTGGTCGTCGGGACGGGCGCCGGCGTCCAACAACGGTCTGGTCGCTTATACCCCGTCGCGCGGCGTCATATCGATACGGGGCAATTGGCCGCTCGTCGGTACGATGGACGTCGTCGTGCCTTATGCGCGCTCGACCGATGACCTGTTCGAGGTGCTCAACGTCTTGGTCACTGATGACCCCGATACGCGCGGCGACTTCTGGCGCGAGCAGCGCGCCGTCCTGCTTCCTTCTTCGTCCGAAGTCCGCCCAGCGGACTATCGCACCCTGCGCGATCCTTCCGCCCTGGCGGGTAAACGGATCGGTGTGCCCAAAATGTACATCAACAAGGATCCGGAGGGTCCGCATCCTGTCGAGACGCGCCAAAGCATCATCGATCAATGGGCGCTGGCCGAAGCCGATATTCTGGCATTGGGCGCCGAGGTGGTGGAAGTCGATTTTCCCGTCATCACCAATTATGAGGGTGACCACCATCCCGCGCACCGGCTGGTCGAGCGCGGCCTCGTCCCCGAAGGCTTTCCCAAGGCCGAAGTTTGGGATCTGACCATGTTCGCGTGGGACGACTATCTGCGCGCCAATGGCGATCCCAAGCTGAATCGCCTAGCAGATGTCGATGGGGATCTCCTTTTGCCTTCCATTCCGGGAGCGCTGCCTGAACTCTATGGCGACATTCCGAATTTCCCATCCTTTCCATCACTTGCCCGGGAAGGGGTGCTGCCCAAAGACCAGATCCCTTATCTCGACGAGGGCATAGCGGGCCTCGAGGCTGCCCGACGCATCGACCTCGAGGAATGGATGGACGCGCTCGGCCTGGATGCGGTCGTCTTTCCCACGGTGGCGGATGTCGGTCACGCGGATAGCGATTATAACGCTCAGTCGCAAAAAGCCGCGTGGCGCAACGGCGTGTGGGTCGCGAACGGCAACCAGGCCATTCGGCATCTGGGGATACCGACCGTTACCACTTCGATGGGCCTCATGAGTGACATCGGTATGCCGATCGGCCTGACCTTTGCCGGCCGAGCTTATGACGACAATGCCCTCTTGTCCTACGCATATGCGTTCGAGAGCAGCCGGTCACGTCGTCCGTTGCCGCAGAGAACTCCGCCTCTGGGAGAAGAATATACGGCGCTGCGCGCCTCCCCCTCCTCGACAGGCGGCGATCCGGGTCAGTTGCGCTGGGAAGCTGAGCAATTGCCTGTCAGTGACGACGGATATTTCACCATCGCCATCGAAGGCGATGTCGTCGGCGGCGAGGCGGGAGACGTCCGGCTGTATGTCAACGGCACGCCCCTGGCCGTCACGAGAGATGGGCGACGCTTTGCCGGTTCGATCAGATTGCCCATGGCGGCCCATGCTCGGCTCCATAGCCGCTGGCGTGGTCCCTATGGATCGATTGTCGTCGCGCTTCACCGCGCGGCGGCTGGGCGTTGTGTTGCGGAGTTCAAGATCGTCGGCGGAATTTCCTGA
- a CDS encoding HD domain-containing protein, whose translation MSVTLPSEILGVRIPDSPLALAAAELMVGKQPRHLCNHCLRVYILGSLAVRQTGQKFDEELAFVASALHDIGLVDEFSSADQRFEVDGADTAAKLMRERGMSEKSIELVWDAIVLHNSMGIAQRKSPESALVLMGAGADVAGFGLDTLPPAMIEELLEALPIIGFPQAFSDMVSKKALEKPFAHMFTWAADVAIGNGHPWPCQQAAQQIVDSPWSVRERQAAQSA comes from the coding sequence ATGAGCGTGACCCTTCCCTCGGAGATCCTAGGCGTTCGGATTCCGGACAGCCCCCTGGCTCTCGCCGCAGCAGAGCTAATGGTCGGCAAACAGCCCCGCCATCTTTGCAACCACTGCCTGCGCGTCTATATTCTTGGCAGCCTCGCGGTGCGCCAGACGGGGCAGAAGTTCGACGAAGAACTCGCCTTTGTCGCCTCCGCCCTGCATGATATCGGGCTGGTTGACGAATTCTCGTCCGCCGATCAGCGCTTCGAGGTCGACGGCGCCGACACCGCCGCCAAATTGATGCGCGAGCGTGGCATGAGCGAGAAGAGCATCGAACTCGTTTGGGATGCCATCGTTCTGCACAATTCGATGGGCATTGCTCAGCGTAAGTCGCCGGAATCTGCTCTCGTCCTGATGGGGGCTGGTGCCGATGTCGCCGGTTTTGGTCTCGACACTCTACCGCCCGCGATGATTGAAGAATTGCTCGAAGCGTTGCCGATCATCGGCTTCCCGCAGGCGTTTTCGGACATGGTATCGAAAAAGGCGCTCGAAAAGCCTTTTGCCCACATGTTCACCTGGGCCGCCGACGTGGCCATCGGCAATGGCCATCCCTGGCCGTGCCAGCAGGCCGCGCAACAGATTGTTGATAGCCCGTGGTCGGTCCGCGAGCGTCAGGCTGCGCAGAGTGCCTGA
- a CDS encoding IS3 family transposase (programmed frameshift) — MKRARFTEEQIIGVLKEQEAGAKTGDLARRYGVSEATIYNWKAKYGGLEVSEAKRLRVLEDENAKLKRLLAEAMLDNAGLKDLLGKKLVTPAAKREAVARLQAILGMSERRACRVIGADRKSMRYRSQRDDDADLRSRLRELAQQRRRFGYRRLHILLRREGIVINRKKTQRLYSEEKLAVRRRRNRRRAIGARAPAPVLALPNQRWSLDFVYDQLATGRRFRVLNIVDDVTRECLRAVPDTSISGRRVVRELTDLIAERGKPTMIVSDNGTELTSNAVLAWCGEVGVEWHYIAPGKPMQNGYVESFNGRMRDELLNETLFLSLDHARVVIAAWVEDYNHERPHSSLGYETPAAFAAELDKQWPATLRPTGSAPQAIAQHALMRNKAAGL; from the exons ATGAAGCGAGCAAGGTTCACAGAAGAGCAGATCATTGGTGTGCTGAAGGAGCAGGAGGCTGGCGCGAAGACCGGCGATCTGGCTCGGCGTTACGGCGTGTCGGAAGCGACGATCTACAACTGGAAAGCCAAGTACGGTGGCTTGGAGGTGTCGGAGGCAAAGCGATTGCGGGTGCTCGAAGACGAGAACGCCAAGCTGAAGCGCTTGCTGGCTGAGGCTATGCTCGACAATGCTGGCCTGAAGGATCTTCTGG GGAAAAAATTGGTAACGCCCGCTGCCAAGCGAGAGGCGGTCGCTCGTCTTCAGGCAATCCTGGGGATGAGCGAGCGGCGGGCGTGTCGCGTCATAGGAGCGGATCGCAAAAGCATGCGCTACCGATCCCAACGGGATGATGATGCCGACCTTCGGTCGAGGCTGCGCGAGCTTGCGCAGCAGCGCCGTCGGTTCGGCTATCGCCGGTTGCATATCCTGCTGCGGCGAGAGGGTATTGTGATCAACCGCAAGAAGACTCAGCGGCTCTATAGCGAAGAGAAGCTGGCGGTCCGACGCAGGCGGAACCGGCGCCGTGCTATCGGCGCACGCGCACCGGCTCCCGTGCTGGCGCTACCCAACCAACGGTGGAGCCTGGACTTTGTGTATGATCAGTTGGCGACAGGACGTCGTTTCCGGGTGCTCAACATCGTCGACGATGTAACCCGTGAATGCCTGCGTGCGGTGCCGGACACATCGATCTCAGGGCGTCGGGTGGTGCGTGAGCTCACCGATCTGATCGCCGAGCGCGGCAAGCCTACGATGATTGTCAGCGACAACGGCACCGAGCTGACGTCAAACGCCGTCCTCGCCTGGTGCGGGGAGGTCGGCGTGGAGTGGCACTACATTGCCCCGGGCAAACCAATGCAGAATGGCTACGTCGAGAGCTTCAACGGTCGCATGCGGGACGAGCTGCTCAACGAGACCCTGTTCCTGAGCCTTGATCATGCCCGCGTCGTGATCGCTGCCTGGGTAGAGGACTACAACCACGAGAGGCCGCACTCATCCCTTGGATATGAAACCCCAGCGGCCTTCGCCGCTGAACTGGATAAGCAATGGCCTGCTACGCTACGCCCTACGGGCTCCGCTCCACAGGCCATTGCTCAACACGCGCTCATGCGCAACAAAGCTGCCGGACTCTAA
- a CDS encoding MarR family winged helix-turn-helix transcriptional regulator, whose translation MEEKPGVTSVPTVLSRFAARLRSSANRFFGERFDLSLLEWRILSHIASVGPCSAYDIWTSQYLEKAAVSRAVRDLKERDLIDIVAVPNVARRTTKISLTAEGRRRYAATFDEVEKRHARLIGGLTAEQVETLIDMVNYLDARIPLMGSEAEPFDVDLMSIRQK comes from the coding sequence TTGGAGGAAAAGCCGGGGGTCACGTCAGTTCCAACCGTGCTGTCGCGGTTTGCGGCACGGTTGCGCAGCTCGGCGAACCGGTTCTTCGGCGAACGGTTCGATCTGTCCTTGCTCGAGTGGCGTATTCTCTCGCACATCGCGTCAGTCGGACCATGTAGCGCCTATGATATCTGGACGTCGCAATATCTTGAAAAGGCGGCGGTCAGCCGTGCGGTCAGGGATCTGAAAGAGCGTGACCTGATCGATATCGTGGCGGTCCCGAACGTCGCAAGGCGCACGACGAAGATCAGCCTTACAGCCGAAGGGCGCCGGCGCTACGCGGCAACATTTGACGAGGTCGAAAAACGACATGCTCGCCTTATCGGCGGGCTCACGGCCGAGCAGGTCGAAACGCTGATCGACATGGTCAATTACCTGGACGCCCGGATCCCGCTCATGGGAAGCGAGGCCGAGCCATTCGACGTCGACCTCATGTCGATCCGGCAGAAATGA
- a CDS encoding non-heme iron oxygenase ferredoxin subunit: MSGEESASATWHSVVDCSAVDSGEAYGAEINGQQIVIFHTEEGFFCTGNLCTHGEAMLSDGLLDGCIVECPLHFAQFDVRTGEALSSPAFIPVSSYPTRIVDEKVEILMPS, from the coding sequence ATGAGTGGGGAGGAAAGCGCGTCGGCGACCTGGCACAGCGTCGTCGACTGTTCGGCGGTCGATTCGGGGGAAGCTTACGGCGCCGAGATCAATGGCCAGCAGATCGTCATATTCCATACGGAAGAAGGTTTCTTCTGCACCGGGAATCTCTGCACGCATGGCGAAGCGATGCTGTCGGACGGGCTGTTGGACGGATGCATTGTGGAATGCCCGCTGCACTTTGCCCAGTTCGACGTGCGGACGGGAGAGGCTCTTTCAAGCCCCGCTTTCATCCCCGTCTCCTCCTATCCGACCCGCATCGTCGATGAGAAAGTCGAAATATTGATGCCCAGCTGA
- a CDS encoding aromatic-ring-hydroxylating dioxygenase subunit beta, whose amino-acid sequence MIEIDTDRSIGAAEAIARDVLYRETEALDRQEWNNWLDCYCEDARFWVPTWIAEHKLADDPDHQVSMIYHVGRRELEERVFRITSRKSVTAMPLPRTLHMLSNIRVSGNRPQDISVSCTGQTAVYDVRLGIVHPFFARYTYALREAGGSWRISEKIVHLINDRVPTVLDFYSI is encoded by the coding sequence ATGATCGAGATCGATACCGACCGCTCCATCGGGGCGGCGGAGGCCATTGCCAGGGATGTATTGTACCGCGAGACGGAGGCACTGGATCGTCAGGAATGGAACAATTGGCTCGACTGCTATTGTGAAGATGCGCGTTTCTGGGTGCCGACCTGGATAGCCGAACACAAGCTCGCCGACGATCCTGACCATCAGGTATCCATGATCTATCATGTGGGCCGGCGCGAACTCGAAGAGCGGGTGTTTCGCATCACGTCGCGCAAATCGGTCACCGCAATGCCGCTCCCCAGGACGCTGCATATGCTGTCCAACATTCGCGTTTCCGGCAATCGCCCGCAGGACATCTCCGTCAGCTGTACTGGCCAAACCGCAGTATATGATGTTCGGCTCGGCATCGTTCATCCCTTCTTTGCGCGATATACCTACGCATTGCGGGAGGCCGGTGGATCCTGGCGTATCAGCGAGAAGATCGTCCACCTGATCAACGACCGCGTACCCACGGTCCTCGATTTCTACAGCATATGA
- a CDS encoding aromatic ring-hydroxylating oxygenase subunit alpha: MLIEDRPGEGTFTVDRSVFTDEDHCRRELTAVFESGWVFIGLESQLRQKNSFFTTHIGRQPVLVTRDDQGKLGCFLNSCRHRGTILCPFKQGRQKYHVCRYHGWSYDSAGRNVLVTDKDSGQYPAAFDQSDHGLIPVARLGSYRGLLFASLSADVPDLDSHLGDARRFIDLLVDQSPVGEIEFVPGDLVYTFQGNWKLQFENGLDYYHFQSTHSSYVDILAERVKAGTVEDVVLGTDEPGQGSFSFTNGHAVNWSIHNEDRFGRPVLMEPGGLDGLRERVGATSAKWMVRQRNLTIFPNLQIIDIGAAQIRTWRPLAAGLTEMTSHCVGMVGESGEARRKRIRNYEDFFNPSGLATSDDNVMYELCQSGYAAAAAGPSEGYLRGMGAALDRAQPHADELGINPVESSFGSLGFGGETNFHPGYRELVRRLADAAGGKN; this comes from the coding sequence ATGCTGATAGAGGATCGCCCTGGAGAGGGTACTTTTACGGTCGACCGCTCCGTTTTCACCGACGAGGACCATTGTCGCCGTGAGCTGACTGCGGTGTTCGAATCCGGATGGGTCTTCATCGGTCTGGAAAGCCAGCTTCGGCAGAAGAACAGTTTCTTTACGACCCATATCGGTCGACAGCCGGTGCTCGTCACGCGAGACGATCAGGGTAAGCTGGGCTGTTTCCTTAACAGTTGCCGACACCGCGGAACCATCCTGTGCCCGTTCAAACAGGGGCGGCAGAAATATCATGTCTGCCGCTATCACGGCTGGTCTTATGATTCCGCTGGCCGCAATGTTCTCGTTACCGATAAGGACTCGGGTCAATATCCCGCCGCTTTCGACCAATCCGACCACGGTCTCATTCCCGTTGCGCGGCTCGGTTCCTACCGCGGGCTTCTGTTCGCCAGTCTGTCGGCGGATGTTCCCGATCTGGACAGCCATCTCGGCGATGCGCGCCGCTTCATCGATCTGCTGGTGGACCAGAGCCCGGTTGGAGAAATCGAGTTCGTCCCCGGTGATCTGGTCTATACCTTCCAGGGCAATTGGAAGCTCCAGTTCGAAAATGGTCTGGACTATTATCACTTCCAGTCGACCCACAGCTCTTACGTCGATATCCTTGCTGAGCGCGTAAAGGCCGGCACGGTCGAAGACGTCGTTCTCGGGACCGATGAGCCGGGGCAGGGCAGCTTCAGCTTCACCAATGGACATGCGGTCAATTGGTCGATCCACAATGAAGACCGTTTTGGGCGCCCCGTTCTGATGGAGCCCGGCGGCCTCGATGGTCTGCGTGAGAGGGTTGGTGCAACCTCTGCCAAATGGATGGTCCGGCAACGGAACCTGACCATTTTCCCGAATCTTCAGATCATCGATATCGGTGCAGCCCAGATTCGAACATGGCGACCCCTGGCGGCCGGCTTGACCGAGATGACGTCGCACTGTGTGGGCATGGTCGGCGAGAGCGGTGAAGCGCGCCGCAAGCGCATTCGGAACTACGAGGATTTCTTCAATCCGTCCGGGCTCGCCACGTCCGATGACAATGTCATGTATGAGCTCTGCCAGTCTGGCTATGCCGCGGCTGCAGCCGGGCCGTCGGAAGGCTATTTGCGCGGCATGGGGGCTGCGCTCGATCGGGCGCAGCCCCACGCCGACGAACTGGGCATCAACCCGGTAGAGAGCAGTTTTGGATCCCTTGGTTTTGGCGGGGAGACCAACTTTCATCCTGGCTATCGGGAATTGGTGCGGCGTCTGGCAGATGCTGCTGGGGGAAAGAATTGA
- a CDS encoding type IV secretory system conjugative DNA transfer family protein has protein sequence MIQKTGSNRLALALVLLPITLLLIGLLTGTVAWFFLKMPAAAYDPLTLPGFFWYYRHDPVVTEALWRAAVIGVPLPVLLMAIVLRPKKNLHGEARFAREGEIRKAGLRAKKGIVLGRFRNGFFRNGFLMVGKMEHVLLEAPTGSGKGVGIVIPNLLQWPDSVVVLDIKRENYEITAGFRRKGGQKVVLFNPTDREGRTARYNPLSYINRSDPIEVLVELQKIATMLFVPPEKGEAFWTESARTAFVGIASWIAAKPERPFSFGEIYRTITMPGMKAFFAKEAGDGALSEGCRAALSDFTSSADNTFTGIIQTVTSKLNLWINPIVDRATAESDFSLTDLRRIPTSIYLGVSPDELDRVAPLYNLFFQQLIDLNTRQLPDDSEKLSVLLILDEFARLGRAQVIANAFSYVRGYGLRLLPVIQSRSQLRNVYGEHGADEIVSNCGVEIAFTPKELRVAKELSERLGYLGQDAESRSLTIHGLLANRSKTISEQRRALMLPQELMQLPEDDILVIRGGIPVIRGKKIRYFKDAVFRSRLTPAPKVPALPKPIAPIATIDDLSDEELAAFNDYSALADDQVQDIPEDVLALDRDMPNLTVKDGSMAFDEIDFDDIIGPDPTKEEWEGQRRDLVLSEGEEYGR, from the coding sequence TTGATCCAGAAAACAGGCTCTAACAGGCTCGCACTGGCCCTCGTCCTCCTTCCGATCACGCTCCTGCTGATCGGCCTGCTGACCGGCACGGTGGCGTGGTTCTTCCTTAAGATGCCCGCCGCGGCTTATGATCCGCTCACGCTCCCCGGCTTCTTCTGGTATTACCGGCATGATCCTGTCGTGACCGAAGCGCTTTGGCGAGCCGCGGTCATAGGCGTGCCGTTGCCGGTGTTGCTCATGGCGATCGTCCTGCGGCCGAAAAAGAACCTTCACGGTGAAGCTCGTTTCGCGCGCGAAGGTGAAATCCGCAAGGCGGGCCTTCGCGCGAAAAAGGGCATTGTGCTCGGCCGCTTCCGCAATGGCTTTTTCCGCAACGGCTTTCTCATGGTGGGTAAGATGGAGCATGTATTGCTCGAAGCCCCTACCGGATCGGGCAAGGGCGTCGGCATCGTCATTCCCAATCTGTTGCAATGGCCGGATTCGGTTGTCGTGCTCGATATTAAGCGTGAGAACTACGAAATCACGGCGGGTTTCCGCCGCAAAGGCGGCCAAAAGGTTGTCCTGTTCAACCCTACGGACAGGGAAGGCCGCACGGCCCGCTACAACCCGCTCAGCTACATCAACAGGTCCGACCCGATTGAGGTCCTGGTCGAATTGCAGAAGATCGCCACGATGCTCTTCGTGCCTCCGGAAAAGGGCGAGGCGTTCTGGACGGAATCAGCCCGCACGGCATTTGTCGGCATTGCATCGTGGATCGCGGCCAAGCCTGAACGTCCCTTCTCGTTTGGCGAGATCTACCGGACCATCACGATGCCAGGGATGAAGGCATTCTTCGCCAAGGAAGCCGGCGATGGTGCGCTATCGGAAGGGTGCCGCGCTGCGTTGAGCGATTTTACGTCCAGCGCTGACAACACATTCACCGGCATTATCCAGACCGTCACCTCCAAGCTCAATCTCTGGATCAATCCGATTGTCGATCGCGCGACTGCCGAAAGCGACTTTTCCCTGACGGACCTTCGCCGCATCCCGACCTCGATCTATCTCGGCGTTTCGCCGGATGAACTCGATAGGGTCGCGCCGCTCTACAATCTGTTTTTCCAACAGCTGATCGACCTCAACACGCGGCAACTGCCCGACGATAGCGAAAAGCTGTCCGTGCTGCTCATTCTGGACGAATTTGCGCGGCTCGGCCGCGCCCAGGTCATTGCAAATGCGTTCTCCTATGTGCGCGGCTATGGGCTTCGTCTGCTTCCCGTCATCCAGTCACGCTCCCAGCTGCGAAATGTCTATGGGGAGCATGGCGCGGACGAAATCGTATCAAACTGCGGGGTCGAAATTGCCTTCACGCCCAAGGAACTGCGGGTCGCAAAGGAACTGTCCGAACGCCTCGGTTATCTCGGTCAGGATGCGGAAAGCCGGTCCCTGACGATACATGGATTGCTCGCCAATCGAAGCAAGACAATCTCCGAACAGCGGCGCGCACTGATGCTCCCTCAAGAGCTGATGCAGCTGCCCGAAGACGATATTCTCGTCATCCGGGGCGGTATCCCCGTCATTCGCGGGAAGAAAATTCGCTACTTCAAGGATGCCGTGTTCCGCTCGCGCTTGACGCCTGCGCCGAAAGTGCCGGCGCTGCCCAAGCCGATCGCCCCGATCGCGACCATCGATGATCTGAGCGATGAAGAGCTGGCGGCTTTCAACGATTATTCCGCACTGGCCGATGACCAGGTGCAGGACATTCCCGAAGACGTTCTCGCCCTCGATCGCGACATGCCGAACCTGACAGTGAAGGACGGCAGCATGGCTTTCGATGAAATCGACTTCGACGACATTATTGGTCCCGACCCGACAAAAGAGGAGTGGGAAGGCCAGCGCCGGGATCTAGTTCTAAGTGAAGGAGAAGAATATGGCCGATGA
- the virB11 gene encoding P-type DNA transfer ATPase VirB11, whose amino-acid sequence MSNTAVLENALLPLRPLLAREDVTELVINKAGEAAIETRNGWSWETLPDLNEKSLLALARAAAAFTHQDISQSTPICSTILPSGERVQLVVPPAVPAGTVSITIRKPSSVTLTMEDFERGGLFSETKIATRQVSPLDVELRDLLDAGKHVEFFQKAVQGRKNILISGATGSGKTTLSKGLIQLIPPHERLLTIEDTRELVVPHRNVVHMLYAKDKQGTAKISAKDLLESALRMRPDRILLQELRDGTAFFYLRNVNSGHPGSITTIHADSAELAFEQLTLLVKESEGGADLARDDIRSLLKLLVDVVVQTKKVEGRFRVTEIYFDPENRL is encoded by the coding sequence GTGAGCAATACGGCTGTCCTCGAAAACGCCCTGCTGCCGCTGCGTCCTCTTCTTGCGCGTGAGGACGTAACGGAGCTGGTGATTAACAAGGCTGGCGAAGCGGCGATTGAAACGCGCAATGGATGGTCCTGGGAGACATTGCCTGACCTCAATGAAAAGTCGCTGCTCGCGCTCGCGCGGGCAGCGGCGGCTTTCACGCATCAGGACATAAGCCAGTCCACGCCGATCTGCTCCACAATCCTCCCCAGCGGTGAGCGCGTGCAGCTGGTTGTGCCGCCTGCTGTCCCTGCCGGCACCGTGTCCATCACCATCCGCAAACCGTCATCGGTGACGTTGACGATGGAGGACTTCGAGCGCGGTGGGCTGTTTAGCGAGACAAAGATCGCAACTAGGCAAGTCTCGCCGCTCGATGTTGAATTGCGCGATCTGCTCGACGCAGGAAAGCACGTCGAATTTTTCCAAAAGGCGGTCCAAGGCCGCAAGAATATCCTGATTTCGGGCGCTACCGGCTCGGGAAAGACGACGCTCTCTAAAGGGCTGATCCAGCTCATTCCGCCGCATGAGCGGCTGCTGACGATCGAAGACACGCGCGAATTGGTCGTTCCGCATCGCAACGTGGTCCACATGCTCTACGCGAAGGACAAGCAGGGCACCGCGAAAATCTCTGCAAAGGATCTTCTGGAATCGGCCCTGCGTATGCGGCCTGACCGGATACTGTTGCAGGAGCTGCGCGACGGCACCGCGTTCTTCTATCTCCGCAACGTCAACTCAGGCCATCCCGGCTCGATCACGACGATCCATGCGGACTCGGCCGAACTCGCGTTCGAACAGCTGACATTGCTGGTCAAGGAAAGCGAGGGCGGCGCCGATCTGGCCCGTGACGACATTCGCAGCCTGCTCAAGCTGCTGGTTGATGTGGTCGTGCAGACCAAGAAGGTCGAAGGCCGCTTTCGCGTGACGGAGATATATTTTGATCCAGAAAACAGGCTCTAA